In Saccharomyces eubayanus strain FM1318 chromosome XV, whole genome shotgun sequence, a single window of DNA contains:
- the RTT107 gene encoding Rtt107p — MGSLLLFEQLNFLILVASEAELPIANSTRELLMDHSCNDCQIYKLYDNVEDGSQRDKGWFMDKFGPQTVHFVISNTIEFSFYRAVYFDLLIPVISHTWVRDSVKTKRHLRTNMYSPNPFHLLRDCQVYISKNSFNKCEYILYSDLLHLLGGTSVNYISNRTTHVIVQSPKDPIIETVNKLTFGSFSSPSSNKQVEKPSRDWKFVYPTWLLYHFKMAKPLSSELASLCELDMNDTTEEQLFAKWEEVTGDKETSSTQLFLHPNTDLFKNHHFAISPDLNFFTPLYWFLKEFIEKLNGKVTPLSSSDDLKSICQGSPDIDCYIGYSANSPILGQINSIKPEIYVGNVSWLFYIFALQKFTPVSQCKIIHQPFHAKLFTSKELTVAYTNYFGSQRFYIQRLVEILGGFSTPELTRKNTHLITKNTIGKKFKVAKKWSLDPQNAIIVTNHMWLELCYVTNSKLNPKDSRFQNFKLDDDIKWNIGQPKVEQSSLPTLDVLSTNIKNAQITTRKSSPLDEKNAGDTSTHTRQDNTPTSTFTNSIDEKIDKLQKISIEVSKMHPTELAQGSDSSTSTIGLPPVSNVYLHGQNSNPNIEIKTETVFENNGMGESVNNGNQTAKYDTNITEKVERKNSEQELREKSTKKNDVEYVAKEEEGSQMQLGQQVKEEDEFWKENDKDKKTKKQGTELEELKEIKRSEENAENPITHARTVETSENTNPKNANDKYSHLFEGLSDSDNHVDDMKATVNSRYTTPKTSQNVKTNAGTPIATQTQVHTPSSNSRLAKTQAAKRLHTDIESLNEFQKKLKRKKIDTEEILLPEETGNLNKDKLLIAKAEKVLSKFDELPDYNIKAVCTGCFQEGFNEVDMEILSQLGIKIFDNIKETEGLNCIFAPKILRTEKFLKSLSFEPLRFALRPEFIIDLLKLVHTKKEKVAQMNLNLFDYEIDGVDEVLLSKTKLPTKVFERANIKCINLVSDIPGGVSTIGSVLQAHGIENVNILRNKKCIFEDIMDNDVSEQKNENIFKYVLIVTKASQVKKFTKLINDHDKASTVLIVEWNWCVESIFHLDVDLESKSNILYQKKTK, encoded by the coding sequence ATGGGCTCATTACTCTTATTTGAGCAacttaattttttaattttggtGGCTTCGGAGGCCGAACTTCCCATCGCTAACTCCACTAGAGAGCTATTGATGGATCATTCATGCAATGATTGTCAGATCTATAAGCTTTATGATAATGTTGAAGATGGCTCCCAGAGAGACAAAGGTTGGTTTATGGACAAATTTGGCCCGCAAACGGTACATTTTGTCATTAGTAATACAATTGAATTTTCGTTTTACAGAGCAGTTTATTTCGATCTGTTAATCCCTGTCATATCCCATACTTGGGTCAGGGATTCCGTAAAGACCAAGAGACATCTGAGAACAAACATGTATTCCCCTAACCCATTCCATTTGCTTCGAGACTGTCAAGTATACATCTCTAAAAACTCGTTCAATAAGTGTGAATACATCCTATACTCCGACTTACTCCATCTGTTGGGTGGCACCTCGGTCAATTACATATCAAACAGAACGACACACGTCATTGTACAAAGCCCCAAAGATCCTATCATAGAGACAGTTAACAAATTGACTTTCggctctttttcttctccgTCTTCCAATAAACAAGTGGAGAAACCTTCGAGGGACTGGAAATTTGTCTACCCAACGTGGCTTCTATATCACTTTAAAATGGCAAAGCCTCTAAGTAGTGAATTAGCTAGTTTGTGTGAACTGGATATGAATGACACCACCGAGGAACAACTTTTCGCTAAATGGGAAGAAGTTACTGGTGATAAAGAGACTTCATCGACAcagctttttcttcatccaaATACGgatttgttcaaaaaccATCATTTTGCTATATCACCAGATTTGAACTTCTTCACACCTTTATATTGGTTTTTAAAGGAATTTATCGAAAAATTGAACGGTAAGGTAACTCCTTTGAGCTCTTCTGATGACCTAAAGTCCATTTGCCAAGGTTCGCCCGATATCGACTGTTATATTGGTTATTCTGCCAATTCGCCAATACTAGGCCAAATCAATAGCATCAAACCAGAGATTTATGTCGGAAATGTAAGTTGGTTATTTTATATCTTTGCATTACAGAAATTCACACCTGTATCGCAATGCAAAATTATCCATCAGCCTTTCCATGCCAAATTGTTTACTTCCAAGGAATTAACAGTTGCGTACACCAATTATTTTGGTTCCCAAAGGTTTTACATTCAGAGATTAGTAGAAATATTAGGGGGGTTCAGTACTCCTGAActgacaagaaaaaatacacATTTGATAACCAAGAATACAATTGGTAAGAAATTTAAAGTTGCGAAAAAGTGGTCATTAGACCCCCAAAATGCTATTATCGTAACAAACCATATGTGGTTGGAACTATGCTATGTAACCAACTCCAAACTAAACCCCAAAGACAGCaggtttcaaaatttcaaattggaCGATGACATAAAATGGAACATTGGCCAACCTAAAGTGGAACAGTCATCTCTTCCAACTTTAGACGTTCTATCGACgaatatcaaaaatgcCCAAATcacaacaagaaaatcgTCTCCTctagatgaaaaaaacgcAGGTGACACTAGTACTCATACAAGACAAGATAATACACCAACCAGCACTTTTACCAATtcaattgatgaaaagattgataaattacaaaaaatctCGATAGAAGTAAGCAAAATGCATCCTACCGAATTGGCACAAGGTTCAGATTCTAGTACTTCAACAATAGGTCTACCTCCCGTTTCCAACGTCTATTTACACGGACAGAATTCAAACCCTAAcattgaaataaaaacggAGACCGTGTTTGAGAATAACGGAATGGGAGAGTCAGTGAATAATGGGAACCAGACTGCGAAGTATGATACCAACATCACCGAAAAGGTAGAACGCAAGAACAGCGAACAAGAACTGAGAGAAAAAtccacaaaaaaaaatgatgttGAGTATGTGGCAAAAGAGGAGGAGGGTTCGCAAATGCAATTAGGTCAGCAAGTTAAAGAGGAAGACgagttttggaaagaaaatgacaaagataaaaagaccaagaaaCAGGGTACGGAACTCGAGGAGCttaaagaaatcaagagaagtgaagaaaatgcaGAAAACCCAATTACGCATGCAAGAACAGTTGAAACTTCAGAGAACACTAATCCAAAGAACGCAAATGACAAGTACTCGCATTTGTTTGAAGGATTATCTGATAGCGACAATCATGTTGATGATATGAAGGCTACTGTCAATTCCAGATACACCACGCCGAAGACGTCACAAAATGTCAAGACCAATGCTGGCACTCCAATCGCTACTCAAACCCAAGTTCACACGCCTAGTAGCAATTCAAGGCTGGCAAAGACACAAGCTGCCAAGCGATTGCACACAGATATCGAATCATTGAATGAATTTCAGAAAAAgctgaaaaggaaaaaaattgatacCGAGGAGATTTTATTGCCTGAGGAGACTGgaaatttgaataaagacAAGCTATTAATTGCGAAGGcagaaaaagttttgagtaaatttgatgaattgCCTGATTACAACATAAAGGCGGTTTGCACCGGATGCTTCCAAGAAGGGTTTAATGAAGTCGACATGGAAATATTAAGCCAATTAGGTATAAAGATTTTCGACAACATCAAAGAAACTGAAGGACTAAATTGTATTTTTGCTCCCAAGATTTTGAGAACcgaaaagtttttgaaaagcttAAGTTTCGAACCCTTGAGATTTGCACTGAGACCTGAATTTATCATTGATTTGTTAAAGCTAGTTCAtaccaagaaggaaaaagttGCGCAAATGAATCTGAACCTGTTTGATTATGAGATCGACGGGGTCGATGAGGTTCTATTATCGAAGACTAAACTACCTACCAAGGTGTTCGAAAGGGCGAACATAAAATGCATAAACCTAGTCAGTGATATACCTGGTGGAGTGAGCACTATTGGTTCAGTTCTGCAGGCCCACGGAATCGAAAACGTCAATATTTTACGCAATAAAAAATGCATTTTTGAGGACATAATGGATAATGATGTTTCTGAacagaaaaatgaaaacatcTTTAAATACGTCCTTATTGTCACCAAGGCTTCacaagtgaaaaaattcactaAATTAATAAACGATCATGACAAGGCCAGTACGGTTTTGATTGTAGAATGGAATTGGTGCGTTGAATCGATTTTCCATCTTGATGTTGATCTTGAGTCGAAgtcaaatattttataccaaaaaaaaacaaaataa
- the SPO12 gene encoding Spo12p has translation MSSKTSDQSAYTVSFLKTDNTRKNNATTDNNNGNSNNNNNNGNNASAETEKDANKENIPGLEGEITAFRIFKKKSTSSSKTSHTSSNFIKKTIFKRDLLKQDSKRKLQLQQRFASPTDRLVSPCSLKLNEHKVKMFGKKQKVNPMKLNFKGHLEADSEDVEIDEDEEFFY, from the coding sequence ATGTCAAGCAAGACAAGTGACCAATCAGCATACACGGTTTCCTTCCTTAAGACTGATAACACCAGAAAAAACAATGCCACTACCGACAATAACAACGGCAACagtaacaacaacaacaacaacggcAACAATGCATCCGCAGAGACTGAAAAAGACGCTAATAAGGAGAACATACCTGGTTTAGAGGGGGAAATCACAGCATTCCgaattttcaagaagaagagcacGTCAAGCTCAAAGACATCACATACTAGTAGTAACTTTATAAAAAAGACTATATTCAAAAGGGACCTCTTGAAGCAGGATTCGAAGAGAAAACTACAGCTGCAGCAGAGGTTTGCATCACCGACTGATAGACTAGTATCACCATGCTCGCTTAAGTTGAATGAGCATAAAGTGAAAATGTTCggaaagaaacagaaagtCAACCCGATGAAACTTAACTTCAAGGGTCATCTCGAGGCCGATTCGGAAGATGTAGAAATtgacgaagatgaggaGTTCTTCTACTAG
- the SPO16 gene encoding Spo16p, with translation MDNSEFLWKVLRIQELRNVNEHFLVNCITVDTSRLVSQVDKLLKAGDNGVDFIVQQLQLLIKDVYRQLRRSQGMVPEPSLAVNLNFTILKFSVAYWDILLQRSLDLMPEVPRRDVRYFITEVTSVERIRYVETNQNFKTFKNHQGLVRDSVEMDEFIDYETLIKQIIFDLFRRNGVQEQDFEALLLRFHDLESLMIAFNE, from the coding sequence ATGGACAATTCAGAATTTCTTTGGAAGGTGTTGCGGATACAGGAGCTGCGAAATGTCAACGAGCATTTTTTGGTCAATTGTATTACAGTAGATACGAGTAGGCTGGTTTCACAAGTGGACAAGCTGCTGAAAGCTGGAGACAATGGTGTCGACTTCATTGTTCAGCAGCTACAGCTATTGATAAAGGATGTGTACAGACAATTACGAAGAAGCCAAGGAATGGTGCCGGAACCTTCTCTGGCAGttaatttgaatttcaccattttgaaattctcAGTTGCTTACTGGGACATTCTATTGCAGAGGTCATTGGATTTGATGCCTGAAGTTCCCAGAAGAGATGTTCGGTATTTTATCACCGAGGTCACCTCCGTAGAGAGGATTCGGTATGTTGAGACCAACCAAAACTTCAAGACCTTCAAAAATCACCAGGGTTTGGTTCGGGACAGTGTAGAAATGGACGAGTTCATTGATTATGAAACTTTAATCAAACAGATAATTTTTGATCTGTTCCGGAGAAATGGTGTTCAGGAACAGGATTTCGAGGCCCTGTTATTAAGATTCCATGATTTAGAGAGCTTGATGATTGCCTTCAACGAATGA